One Aegilops tauschii subsp. strangulata cultivar AL8/78 chromosome 7, Aet v6.0, whole genome shotgun sequence genomic window carries:
- the LOC109780268 gene encoding putative receptor protein kinase ZmPK1, translated as MYRDVHRKNKDHGARAGSIMMRALAILLVITTAATLPRVALAASDDRRRTSILWRRGSIAVGDDALVSPSGDFSCGFHPVATNAYVFAVWFTASADPRTLAWAANRDAPVNGMGSRAELLVDGTLVLRDFDGLATWSTNTSGTGADRAQLLDTGNLVVSDATGRTLWQSFDWPTDTLLPGQLITRRARLVSAKARGSTSSGYFSFYFDNFNILNLVYDGPEINMNYWPDPFKTWVENKRTAFNSSRLGRLDDRGRFSATDNLRFAASDMGAAGHVMRRLTLDYDGNLRVYSLDVAGGGVWRATWAALSRQCSVHGICGRYGVCAYGLAGPACACPEGFEPSDPGDWSKGCRRLFDIQCGEDVFFAELANVDYWGFDKKFRQKATIDECRQLCIDDCRCEAFAYKKGGGGFCYTKVSLWNGRSSDPIQFMYFKVPTRVEKKLNLSSVLRLRFDGHDCSTTQERNASVGYSPSRHLKNYNGSKIKFVYLYSFLGGLFVVEAVVIIAGYLFVFRADPAAVQRVHDDGYTLAMSHFRKFTYDELSSATCNFGEELGRGASGAVYKGVLDDGRDVAVSRLVEVTTPQAEEVFRSELSVIGRINHMNLVRIWGFFSERSHRLLVSEYVENGSLAKALFGGEPALGWPSRYKIAVGVAKGLAYLHHECLEWILHCDMKPENVLLDADLEPKITGFGLVKLLSREDDACGKAPSPVQLGTRGHVAPEWALSLPITGKADVYSFGVVLLELLRGQRVSEWAAVEGVPGGDQQARVNLQEIVAWFQDQTLECQGDRSAPWLEEFVDARLLGDFNRLQAAVMLEVAGSCVEDDPSRRPNMNAVAQKLLSAQDVVGSVSLRRVCPVPSQGISSLHFV; from the coding sequence ATGTACCGAGACGTACACCGGAAAAACAAAGACCACGGCGCGCGAGCTGGTAGTATCATGATGAGAGCGCTCGCAATCCTCCTAGTGATCACCACTGCGGCGACCTTGCCTCGCGTTGCGCTCGCGGCAAGCGATGATCGGCGCCGGACGAGCATCCTGTGGCGCCGCGGGTCCATCGCCGTGGGGGACGACGCCCTGGTGTCCCCGAGCGGCGACTTCTCGTGCGGCTTCCACCCCGTCGCCACCAACGCCTACGTGTTCGCCGTCTGGTTCACCGCCTCGGCCGATCCGCGCACCCTCGCGTGGGCCGCCAACCGCGACGCCCCCGTGAACGGCATGGGCTCCCGCGCCGAGCTTCTCGTGGACGGGACCCTGGTGCTGCGGGACTTCGACGGCCTGGCCACGTGGAGCACCAACACCAGCGGCACCGGCGCCGATCGTGCGCAGCTGCTCGACACCGGCAACCTCGTCGTGTCCGACGCCACCGGCCGCACCCTGTGGCAGAGCTTCGACTGGCCCACCGACACGCTCCTCCCCGGGCAACTCATCACGCGGCGCGCGCGCCTCGTGTCGGCAAAGGCGAGGGGCTCCACGTCCTCCGGCTACTTCAGCTTCTACTTCGACAATTTCAACATCCTCAACCTCGTCTACGACGGCCCGGAGATCAACATGAACTACTGGCCGGACCCCTTCAAAACGTGGGTGGAAAACAAGCGGACGGCCTTCAACAGCAGCCGACTCGGCCGCCTCGACGACCGTGGCCGCTTCTCGGCGACCGACAATCTGCGGTTCGCCGCCTCCGACATGGGCGCCGCCGGGCACGTCATGCGGCGACTGACGCTGGACTACGACGGGAACCTCCGGGTGTACAGCCTCgacgtcgccggcggcggggTCTGGCGCGCCACGTGGGCGGCGCTCTCGCGGCAGTGCAGCGTGCACGGGATCTGCGGCCGGTACGGCGTGTGCGCATACGGGCTGGCCGGGCCGGCTTGCGCGTGCCCCGAGGGGTTCGAGCCCAGCGACCCCGGCGACTGGAGCAAAGGCTGCCGGCGCTTGTTCGACATCCAGTGCGGCGAGGACGTGTTCTTCGCCGAGCTGGCGAACGTGGACTACTGGGGGTTCGACAAAAAATTCCGTCAGAAGGCCACCATCGATGAGTGCCGGCAGCTGTGCATCGACGACTGCAGatgcgaggcgttcgcctacaaGAAGGGGGGAGGCGGCTTCTGCTACACGAAGGTCTCTCTGTGGAACGGTCGGAGCTCGGACCCCATTCAGTTCATGTACTTCAAGGTCCCTACACGCGTCGAGAAGAAGCTCAACCTGTCGTCCGTGTTGCGCTTGCGCTTCGACGGCCATGACTGCAGCACCACGCAAGAACGAAACGCCAGCGTCGGCTACTCGCCCTCCCGTCACCTGAAGAACTACAACGGCAGCAAGATAAAGTTCGTCTACCTGTACAGCTTCCTCGGGGGATTGTTCGTCGTGGAAGCCGTCGTCATCATCGCCGGCTACCTGTTCGTCTTCCGGGCCGACCCGGCCGCGGTCCAACGCGTCCACGACGATGGCTACACCTTGGCGATGAGCCACTTCAGGAAGTTCACGTACGACGAACTGTCCAGCGCTACCTGCAATTTTGGTGAGGAGCTCGGGAGGGGCGCTTCGGGGGCGGTGTACAAGGGCGTCTTGGACGACGGCCGGGACGTGGCCGTGTCGCGGCTGGTGGAGGTGACGACGCCGCAGGCCGAGGAGGTGTTCCGGTCGGAGCTGAGCGTCATCGGGCGGATCAACCACATGAACCTGGTCCGGATATGGGGCTTCTTCTCCGAGCGCTCGCACAGGCTCCTCGTCTCCGAGTACGTCGAGAACGGCTCGCTGGCCAAGGCCCTCTTCGGCGGCGAGCCCGCCCTGGGGTGGCCGTCGAGGTACAAGATCGCCGTCGGCGTCGCCAAGGGGCTGGCCTACCTGCACCACGAGTGCCTCGAGTGGATCCTGCACTGCGACATGAAGCCGGAGAACGTTCTGCTGGACGCCGACCTGGAGCCCAAGATCACCGGCTTCGGCCTGGTGAAGCTGCTGAGCCGGGAAGACGACGCGTGCGGCAAGGCGCCGTCCCCTGTCCAGCTGGGAACGAGGGGGCACGTGGCGCCGGAGTGGGCGCTGAGCCTCCCGATCACCGGGAAGGCCGACGTGTACAGCTTCGGCGTCGTGCTCCTCGAGCTGCTCCGTGGGCAGAGGGTCAGCGAATGGGCGGCGGTGGAGGGCGTGCCCGGAGGTGATCAGCAGGCACGCGTGAACCTACAGGAGATCGTAGCGTGGTTCCAGGACCAGACGCTGGAATGCCAAGGTGACCGGTCGGCGCCGTGGCTGGAGGAGTTCGTGGATGCACGGTTGCTCGGCGACTTCAACCGCTTGCAGGCGGCGGTGATGCTGGAGGTGGCTGGCTCGTGCGTGGAGGATGATCCCAGCAGGAGGCCGAACATGAACGCCGTTGCGCAGAAGCTTCTCTCGGCGCAGGATGTAGTAGGCTCGGTGTCCCTGCGCCGTGTGTGTCCGGTTCCTTCCCAAGGCATCAGTAGTCTGCACTTCGTCTGA